The Desulfosporosinus acidiphilus SJ4 genome has a window encoding:
- a CDS encoding polyribonucleotide nucleotidyltransferase yields MKQEVFEKSISVGGRTMTFQTGKIGKQAGGAIFLRYGDTVVSAFATCSSAPREGIDFFPLTVEFEERMYAAGKIPGGFIKREGRASEKATLSARLIDRPIRPLFPEGFRNDVQVVATVMSVDQDCATDITAINAASAALAVSNVPFEGPIAAVTVGLVDGEFIINPTIEQSGKSQMHLTVAGTQEAVMMVEAGAQEVAEDLMLEAIMFGHQEIKTIAKFIADYREEALALGLAKEKIEVHFEKIPDAMVEAVKAYAYNKLDAAVRVEEKKARENAIDAVKADALNYFEAEFPDDMKTVGTILEDMVHLIVRRLITDEHIRPDGRAVDEVRPLSIEVGLLPRTHGSGLFTRGQTQVLTVATLGAAGDEQILDGLGLERSKRYIHHYNFPPYSVGEIRPMRGPGRREIGHGALAERALVPVLPDENEFPYTIRLVSEVLESNGSSSMASVCGSTLSLMDAGVPITAPVAGVAMGLIKEGDNFAILTDIQGLEDHFGDMDFKVAGTTKGVTALQMDIKIKGVSREVLAQGLKQAKAGRLFILDKMLAVLDKPRPQLSVYAPRIITTSIHPDKIRDVIGPGGKTIKKIIDETGVKIDIEDDGRVFISSLEGEGGEQALKIIESLTQDVEVGKIYKGKVTRVMDFGAFVEVIPGVLGLSGKEGLVHISQLSSERVEKVEDVVKVGDEITVKATAIDKQGRLNLSRKEAMASTRKEPPVNPAK; encoded by the coding sequence GTGAAACAGGAAGTATTTGAAAAGTCAATCTCCGTCGGTGGGCGAACGATGACTTTCCAAACCGGAAAAATCGGTAAACAGGCGGGGGGCGCAATTTTTCTTCGTTATGGAGATACGGTGGTTTCTGCTTTTGCTACCTGCAGTTCAGCGCCCAGGGAAGGTATTGACTTTTTTCCCTTGACGGTAGAGTTTGAAGAGCGGATGTATGCTGCTGGGAAAATTCCGGGTGGATTCATTAAGCGTGAAGGCAGAGCCAGTGAAAAGGCTACATTATCAGCCCGTTTAATAGATCGTCCTATTCGTCCATTATTTCCGGAAGGGTTTCGAAATGATGTTCAAGTGGTAGCAACAGTTATGTCCGTCGATCAAGACTGTGCCACGGATATCACAGCGATTAATGCCGCATCAGCGGCCCTGGCTGTCTCAAATGTTCCTTTTGAGGGACCTATCGCAGCGGTTACTGTCGGACTCGTGGATGGGGAATTTATTATTAACCCTACAATTGAACAGAGCGGCAAGAGTCAGATGCACCTGACGGTAGCAGGAACCCAAGAAGCGGTTATGATGGTTGAAGCAGGTGCTCAAGAAGTCGCTGAAGATTTAATGCTGGAAGCGATCATGTTCGGTCATCAAGAAATCAAAACGATTGCCAAGTTTATAGCTGATTATCGTGAAGAAGCTCTGGCTTTGGGATTAGCAAAAGAAAAAATTGAAGTGCACTTTGAAAAAATCCCTGACGCGATGGTTGAAGCGGTTAAAGCCTATGCTTATAATAAATTAGATGCAGCGGTGCGGGTGGAAGAGAAAAAGGCTCGGGAAAATGCCATCGATGCCGTTAAAGCTGATGCCTTGAATTATTTTGAGGCTGAGTTTCCGGATGATATGAAGACGGTCGGAACCATTTTAGAGGACATGGTGCATTTAATCGTTCGCCGCTTAATTACTGATGAACATATCCGACCCGATGGGCGTGCAGTTGACGAAGTGCGGCCGCTCAGCATAGAAGTGGGTCTTTTACCCCGTACTCATGGGTCAGGACTTTTTACACGAGGTCAAACTCAAGTGTTGACGGTTGCCACCCTCGGAGCTGCCGGCGATGAACAAATCTTGGACGGATTAGGCCTCGAACGCTCAAAACGTTACATACATCACTATAATTTCCCGCCCTACAGTGTGGGAGAAATACGGCCTATGCGAGGACCCGGCCGCAGAGAGATTGGCCATGGCGCTCTTGCGGAAAGAGCTCTTGTTCCTGTCTTGCCGGATGAAAATGAATTTCCCTATACGATTCGCCTGGTATCGGAAGTATTAGAATCCAACGGCTCCAGTTCTATGGCCTCAGTTTGCGGTAGTACTCTCTCGCTGATGGATGCAGGCGTACCTATTACTGCACCGGTAGCCGGGGTAGCCATGGGACTCATTAAAGAAGGGGATAATTTCGCAATTCTCACGGATATCCAGGGCTTAGAAGATCATTTTGGAGATATGGATTTCAAAGTTGCAGGAACGACTAAGGGAGTTACTGCCTTGCAAATGGATATAAAGATCAAAGGAGTTTCCCGTGAAGTCCTAGCTCAGGGTTTGAAACAGGCCAAAGCAGGTCGTCTTTTTATCCTTGATAAAATGCTGGCTGTTTTAGATAAACCTCGCCCGCAGCTCTCAGTCTATGCTCCGAGAATTATTACGACATCAATTCATCCTGATAAAATACGCGATGTCATTGGACCAGGAGGAAAAACCATCAAGAAGATCATCGATGAGACGGGTGTTAAAATTGATATTGAAGATGACGGCCGCGTCTTTATCTCTTCCCTTGAAGGAGAAGGCGGCGAACAAGCTTTAAAAATTATTGAATCTTTAACTCAAGACGTTGAAGTCGGTAAAATCTACAAAGGGAAGGTTACCCGGGTCATGGATTTCGGAGCTTTTGTTGAGGTTATTCCCGGAGTCCTAGGTTTAAGCGGTAAAGAAGGTCTGGTGCATATTTCTCAGCTCTCTTCGGAACGGGTGGAAAAAGTTGAAGATGTCGTCAAGGTTGGGGATGAAATTACGGTGAAAGCTACGGCCATTGATAAACAGGGACGCTTAAATCTTTCCCGTAAAGAGGCCATGGCCAGCACTAGAAAAGAGCCTCCCGTAAATCCCGCGAAATAA
- the rpsO gene encoding 30S ribosomal protein S15, producing the protein MMTPERKQEIILKYAQHEGDTGSPEVQIALLTERIAYLTEHFKTHKKDHHSRRGLFKMVGSRRSLLNYLKKVDFERYRNIITSLGLRR; encoded by the coding sequence ATGATGACACCTGAGAGAAAACAAGAGATTATACTTAAGTATGCTCAACACGAAGGCGATACAGGCTCACCGGAAGTACAAATCGCCCTCCTCACAGAGCGGATTGCCTATTTGACAGAACATTTTAAGACTCATAAAAAAGACCATCATTCACGTCGTGGCCTCTTTAAGATGGTAGGTTCCAGACGTTCGCTCTTAAACTACCTTAAGAAAGTTGACTTTGAGCGTTATCGTAATATTATTACCTCACTCGGTCTGAGAAGATAA
- a CDS encoding bifunctional riboflavin kinase/FAD synthetase, protein MQVRTSMPINNEPCVLALGNFDGVHLGHRRLLEHGLRQAEELGVDLSVLLFEPHPLKVLHPERGIQLLTTNQERLNYFEKIGVDTVFLIPFTREMADTSPEDFVEKILIPLGAVRVVVGFNYSFGAQGKGTPELIQLLGKKHGFGVSVLQAQMLEGRVISSSSIRKALLQGDIPLAFSLLGRSPSLSGTVIHGEERGRLLGFPTANILPAEDLLIPKRGVYAVWSTIDDRCVSGMMNIGMKPTFHDMYGISVEVNYFDYDGDLYGRELTVHIKERLRDERKFNGINELLLQLKTDKMKAESLLKECL, encoded by the coding sequence GTGCAAGTTCGAACAAGTATGCCAATAAATAATGAACCATGCGTGTTGGCATTAGGAAACTTTGATGGAGTACACCTTGGACATCGTCGCTTGCTTGAACATGGATTGAGACAAGCCGAAGAATTAGGGGTAGACCTTAGCGTTTTGCTCTTTGAGCCGCATCCCTTAAAAGTTTTGCATCCCGAGCGAGGAATTCAGCTGCTTACAACCAATCAAGAACGTTTAAATTATTTTGAGAAGATTGGGGTAGATACTGTATTTCTTATTCCCTTTACCCGCGAGATGGCGGATACTTCTCCGGAGGACTTCGTTGAGAAGATTCTCATTCCTCTGGGAGCTGTTCGTGTGGTGGTGGGATTTAATTATTCCTTTGGTGCTCAAGGTAAGGGAACTCCGGAATTAATTCAGTTATTGGGTAAAAAACATGGATTTGGTGTCAGCGTTCTCCAAGCCCAGATGCTTGAGGGAAGGGTTATTTCTTCGAGCAGTATTCGCAAAGCTCTGCTCCAGGGAGATATCCCTTTGGCATTTTCTTTACTGGGGCGATCACCTAGTTTAAGCGGAACTGTGATTCATGGGGAAGAACGAGGACGATTATTAGGTTTTCCAACAGCAAACATTCTTCCTGCTGAGGATTTACTAATTCCCAAGCGAGGCGTCTATGCCGTTTGGTCAACAATTGATGACCGTTGTGTATCGGGCATGATGAACATTGGTATGAAGCCGACATTTCATGATATGTATGGTATAAGTGTTGAAGTTAATTACTTTGATTACGACGGAGACTTATATGGCCGCGAATTAACAGTTCACATTAAGGAACGTTTGCGTGACGAACGTAAATTCAATGGTATTAACGAACTATTGCTTCAATTAAAGACCGATAAAATGAAAGCGGAGAGTCTGCTTAAAGAGTGTCTTTAA
- the truB gene encoding tRNA pseudouridine(55) synthase TruB, translating into MDGLINVLKPPGMTSADVVGWLRKTLKTKKIGHTGTLDPGVVGVLPICVGKGTRLAEYITGQGKTYLAEVTFGIATDTQDSFGQRIFEQKPQLQRTEVEEALRKFAGNVSQIPPMYSAVRKEGRHLYEYARQGFSVEREAREVTISKIELKKWYDEEFPRALLHIECSKGTYIRTLCHDLGEALGCGAYMSFLLRVRSGPFEILSSWTLEEIEEVVQKDSFPFLLPLTTGIDLPKVYLTTARAKAFRNGLSTKRELVRTSSPVSDSQVQVLEGDMLIGIGMWRENSLVPYKVIG; encoded by the coding sequence TTGGACGGGCTCATTAACGTCCTCAAACCACCGGGTATGACTTCTGCTGATGTTGTGGGCTGGCTGCGTAAAACTCTTAAGACCAAAAAAATTGGCCATACCGGTACTCTGGATCCCGGAGTTGTAGGAGTCTTGCCAATTTGTGTAGGAAAAGGAACTCGACTTGCTGAATATATTACTGGGCAAGGGAAAACCTATCTAGCCGAGGTTACCTTTGGGATTGCCACCGACACCCAAGATTCTTTCGGGCAAAGAATCTTTGAACAAAAGCCTCAATTGCAGCGAACTGAAGTTGAGGAAGCCTTAAGGAAATTTGCCGGGAACGTTTCACAAATTCCCCCTATGTATTCGGCGGTACGCAAAGAAGGCAGGCACTTATATGAATATGCCCGGCAGGGATTTTCTGTCGAGCGTGAGGCGCGTGAAGTCACAATATCCAAGATTGAGCTGAAGAAATGGTATGATGAAGAATTTCCGAGGGCCTTACTGCATATTGAATGTTCCAAAGGGACTTATATTCGAACGTTATGTCATGACTTAGGTGAGGCTTTAGGCTGTGGGGCGTATATGTCCTTTTTGCTGCGAGTTCGTTCGGGACCCTTTGAAATTCTAAGCAGCTGGACTCTTGAGGAGATAGAGGAAGTTGTTCAAAAGGATTCGTTTCCCTTTTTACTGCCTCTAACAACCGGCATCGATCTTCCGAAGGTATATTTAACAACCGCCCGAGCTAAGGCTTTTCGCAATGGGTTATCAACTAAGAGAGAGTTGGTTCGAACGTCAAGTCCTGTTTCAGATTCTCAGGTTCAAGTGCTTGAGGGGGATATGCTGATCGGCATCGGAATGTGGCGTGAGAATTCTCTCGTCCCTTATAAAGTTATTGGATGA
- a CDS encoding DHH family phosphoesterase: MTEHSLTKEIIEVLRKAPSVALFSHVSPDGDCLGSMLALGLALETMGKKVAFFNPDRVPEALTFLPGSDRIQQLLPNPLPEVLVFTDCTDLKRVTLTPGNLGDSIVVNIDHHISNQRFGKFNWVDDKASACAEVCLTLIKQLGVLMDKDIATNLYTGIVTDSGCFQYSNTTANTHRLTAELIETGLDLTMIHHHLFDQKPLAQVKLLQAALNTLELYADGQLAVMTLTLEDFRQSGAVQEHSEGLVNHARSIQGVEAAVLLKEVGPQEIKGGFRSNLWFDVNKVAAQFGGGGHKRAAGCTMKVSLTEAKKQVIRAIEEGLIVGRAH; this comes from the coding sequence ATGACTGAGCATTCATTAACGAAAGAAATTATAGAAGTTCTGAGAAAAGCGCCGTCGGTGGCGCTTTTCTCCCATGTCTCGCCGGATGGAGACTGCCTGGGATCTATGTTGGCCCTGGGGCTTGCCTTGGAAACAATGGGCAAGAAGGTTGCCTTTTTTAATCCGGATCGTGTTCCTGAAGCTTTGACCTTTTTGCCGGGTTCTGATCGTATTCAGCAATTACTGCCGAATCCTTTGCCGGAAGTTTTAGTCTTTACGGACTGTACAGACTTAAAACGTGTGACTTTAACCCCCGGTAATTTAGGGGACAGTATTGTTGTAAATATTGATCATCATATTTCCAATCAGAGATTCGGCAAGTTTAATTGGGTTGATGACAAGGCCAGCGCCTGCGCCGAAGTTTGTCTGACCCTGATCAAACAATTAGGTGTACTCATGGACAAAGATATAGCGACGAATCTCTATACCGGCATTGTAACTGATTCGGGATGTTTTCAATACAGTAATACGACAGCCAATACTCATCGCTTGACAGCAGAACTTATTGAGACGGGCTTAGATCTAACAATGATCCATCACCACCTTTTCGACCAAAAACCTCTTGCTCAAGTTAAGCTTCTGCAAGCTGCCTTAAATACTTTGGAGCTTTATGCTGATGGTCAGTTGGCGGTAATGACCTTAACCCTCGAGGACTTTCGGCAAAGCGGAGCTGTTCAGGAACATAGTGAGGGACTGGTTAATCATGCTCGAAGCATTCAAGGGGTTGAAGCTGCTGTTCTGCTCAAAGAAGTGGGCCCCCAAGAGATCAAGGGCGGTTTTCGCTCGAACTTGTGGTTTGATGTCAACAAGGTTGCCGCACAATTTGGCGGTGGGGGGCATAAGCGGGCTGCGGGATGTACCATGAAGGTTTCACTAACCGAGGCCAAGAAACAGGTTATCAGAGCCATAGAGGAGGGGTTAATTGTTGGACGGGCTCATTAA
- the rbfA gene encoding 30S ribosome-binding factor RbfA translates to MAKHRPNRLAETLKEEISQLILVELKDPRIGFVTVTSVDVANDLAHAKVYVSVMGSEEDGKVSLDILNRAAGFFRSEIGKRIRLRHVPAIVFVNDPSIQHGAHIAKLLRDVGAADDIDKDETHD, encoded by the coding sequence ATGGCAAAACATCGACCGAACCGCTTGGCAGAAACCCTTAAGGAAGAAATTTCCCAATTAATTTTAGTTGAGCTAAAAGACCCTCGTATCGGTTTTGTAACCGTGACGAGTGTGGACGTAGCTAATGACTTAGCCCATGCTAAAGTTTATGTCAGTGTTATGGGCAGTGAAGAGGATGGAAAAGTGTCTTTAGATATTCTTAACAGAGCTGCCGGCTTTTTTAGGAGTGAGATTGGGAAACGTATTCGTTTGCGGCATGTACCTGCTATTGTTTTCGTCAACGATCCTTCGATTCAACATGGTGCCCATATTGCCAAGTTATTGCGTGATGTTGGCGCTGCGGATGATATAGACAAGGATGAAACACATGACTGA
- the infB gene encoding translation initiation factor IF-2 translates to MSIRVHELAKELNFSSKEIISRLLALGTDVKNHLSTVDEKDADRLRGQMKGKEINLDHSERKNSEDIKQNSSETVQEGRTPETRHGTEGRPQGSRVGTDGRTSTPRSVSQGQPQGSRPSAQTNQGPRPNTPGPSQGARTGAQGPRPGYQGQPSGPRPGYQGQSQGPRPGYQGQPQGPRPGYQGQSQGPRPGYQGQPQGPRPGYQGQSQGPRPGYQGQSQGPRPGYQGQSQGPRPGYQGQSQGPRPGYQGQSQGPRPGYQGQSQGPRPGYQGQSQGPRPGYQGQSQGPRPGYQGQSQGPRPGYQGQSQGPRPGYQGQSQGSRPSPARAGAGVPQAPAIAEQVKRQTPATKKAQDKAYERKREMEKERENALRAPHKRFQKQPKKEVKDTSPKHIVIQESISVQDLALKMSRKAGELIKHLMNLGVMATINQELDSETATILANEMGVTVEIKAEKSLAVIEEIEDDPKDLAFRPPVVTVMGHVDHGKTSLLDAIRTTNVTSSEAGGITQHIGAYQVEIKGQKITFLDTPGHEAFTAMRARGAQVTDIAVLVVAADDGVMPQTVEAINHAKAAEVPIIVAINKIDKENATPERVKQELTEYGLVVEEWGGDTIAVPVSAKSKVNIEQLLEMILLVAEVRELKANPNRPAAGTVIEAELDKGKGPIATVLVSKGTLNVGDVAVAGCAFGKIRAMLDDKGRRVKKAGPAMPVEIQGLSEVPEAGEPFSVVADEKLARQITSARTAVRKVEESKRTVGKVSLEDLFDKIKEGEIKELNIIIKADVQGSVEALRQSLVRLSTDEVRVNPIHGGVGAINENDIMLASASNAIIIGFNVRADSNMKATADLEGVDLRFYRVIYDAIEDVKAAMTGLLDPTFKEVVLGRAEVRQVFKVPKAGTVAGCLVTEGKILRSAKVRVIRDSIVIHEGEMESLRRFKDDVKEVLESFECGIGIEKYNDLKEGDIIEAFTLEEEKRTL, encoded by the coding sequence ATGAGTATTCGTGTTCATGAATTGGCAAAGGAATTAAATTTTAGCAGCAAAGAAATAATTTCAAGACTTTTAGCTTTGGGAACCGATGTAAAAAATCATTTAAGTACGGTCGATGAAAAAGACGCCGATCGTTTAAGGGGTCAAATGAAAGGAAAGGAGATAAATTTGGATCATTCTGAACGCAAAAATTCTGAGGATATAAAGCAAAACTCATCGGAGACCGTTCAAGAAGGACGGACACCGGAAACTCGTCATGGAACAGAAGGACGCCCCCAGGGCTCTAGAGTGGGTACAGATGGAAGGACATCAACTCCACGTTCGGTTTCTCAAGGACAGCCGCAAGGTTCTCGTCCGAGTGCTCAAACTAATCAAGGTCCTCGACCTAACACGCCGGGACCATCTCAAGGAGCCCGTACGGGTGCTCAAGGCCCGCGTCCGGGTTATCAGGGACAACCATCAGGTCCGCGTCCCGGTTATCAAGGACAGTCCCAAGGTCCGCGTCCAGGCTATCAAGGACAGCCCCAAGGCCCGCGTCCGGGCTATCAAGGCCAGTCTCAAGGACCGCGCCCAGGCTATCAAGGACAGCCCCAAGGCCCGCGTCCAGGCTATCAAGGCCAGTCTCAAGGACCGCGTCCCGGCTACCAAGGCCAGTCTCAAGGTCCGCGCCCAGGCTACCAAGGCCAGTCTCAAGGCCCACGTCCGGGCTATCAAGGCCAGTCCCAAGGCCCACGTCCGGGTTACCAGGGTCAATCCCAAGGACCGCGTCCGGGTTACCAGGGTCAATCCCAAGGACCGCGTCCGGGTTATCAAGGCCAGTCTCAAGGACCGCGTCCGGGTTACCAGGGTCAATCTCAAGGACCGCGTCCGGGTTACCAGGGTCAATCTCAAGGACCGCGTCCGGGTTACCAGGGTCAATCCCAAGGACCGCGTCCCGGATATCAGGGACAATCCCAGGGGTCCCGCCCATCACCAGCACGTGCCGGTGCGGGAGTACCGCAGGCTCCGGCAATTGCCGAGCAAGTAAAACGACAAACTCCAGCCACAAAGAAAGCCCAAGATAAGGCTTATGAACGAAAACGTGAAATGGAAAAGGAACGGGAGAATGCTCTGCGAGCTCCTCATAAGCGTTTTCAAAAACAACCGAAGAAAGAAGTTAAAGACACATCTCCGAAACACATTGTTATTCAGGAATCAATCTCTGTCCAAGATTTGGCCCTTAAAATGAGCCGTAAGGCCGGAGAACTCATCAAGCATCTCATGAATCTAGGAGTCATGGCTACGATTAATCAAGAACTTGATTCAGAAACAGCCACAATCCTGGCCAATGAAATGGGTGTTACGGTTGAAATAAAGGCAGAAAAGTCTTTGGCTGTGATCGAAGAAATTGAAGATGATCCGAAAGATCTTGCTTTCCGTCCGCCGGTAGTAACGGTTATGGGGCATGTTGACCATGGAAAAACTTCGCTCTTGGATGCTATTCGCACCACGAATGTTACCTCTTCGGAAGCTGGAGGAATTACCCAGCATATTGGTGCCTATCAAGTGGAAATTAAAGGTCAAAAGATCACCTTTTTAGATACTCCCGGACACGAAGCGTTTACTGCCATGAGAGCACGTGGTGCCCAGGTGACGGATATTGCCGTACTTGTAGTGGCCGCTGATGACGGCGTTATGCCTCAGACCGTTGAGGCTATTAATCATGCTAAGGCTGCTGAAGTTCCAATTATTGTTGCTATCAACAAAATTGATAAAGAAAATGCTACACCAGAGCGAGTTAAACAAGAATTAACTGAGTATGGGTTAGTCGTTGAAGAATGGGGCGGAGACACTATTGCCGTTCCCGTCTCGGCAAAGTCTAAGGTCAATATTGAACAGCTTCTGGAAATGATACTGCTTGTAGCTGAAGTTCGTGAACTAAAAGCGAATCCTAATCGGCCTGCAGCGGGAACCGTTATTGAAGCAGAGTTAGATAAAGGAAAGGGACCTATCGCGACGGTACTTGTCTCTAAGGGAACACTTAATGTTGGAGATGTAGCTGTTGCTGGCTGCGCCTTTGGCAAGATTCGAGCCATGTTGGATGACAAGGGACGGCGTGTTAAGAAAGCAGGTCCGGCAATGCCTGTCGAAATACAAGGTCTGTCAGAAGTACCGGAAGCCGGTGAACCTTTCTCGGTGGTTGCTGATGAAAAGTTAGCTCGGCAAATTACGTCTGCACGAACGGCAGTACGAAAAGTCGAAGAATCAAAGCGTACTGTTGGCAAGGTAAGCTTAGAGGATCTTTTTGATAAGATTAAAGAAGGAGAAATCAAAGAGCTCAATATTATCATTAAGGCAGACGTTCAGGGTTCTGTAGAAGCTCTTAGACAATCCTTGGTAAGGCTTTCAACGGATGAAGTTCGCGTCAACCCTATTCATGGCGGTGTCGGTGCCATCAATGAAAATGATATTATGTTGGCGTCTGCCTCCAATGCCATTATTATTGGCTTTAATGTCCGCGCAGATTCCAATATGAAGGCCACAGCAGACCTTGAGGGCGTTGATTTGCGCTTCTACCGAGTCATCTACGATGCCATTGAAGATGTTAAGGCGGCTATGACCGGTCTTTTAGATCCAACCTTTAAAGAAGTTGTCTTGGGACGTGCCGAAGTCCGTCAAGTCTTCAAAGTTCCTAAGGCAGGGACGGTTGCCGGATGTTTGGTAACAGAAGGAAAAATTCTTCGCTCGGCAAAAGTTCGAGTTATCAGGGATAGTATTGTGATCCATGAAGGAGAAATGGAATCACTGAGACGTTTTAAAGATGATGTCAAAGAGGTCCTGGAGAGTTTCGAATGCGGCATTGGTATTGAAAAATACAATGACCTCAAAGAAGGAGACATCATTGAAGCATTCACTTTAGAAGAAGAAAAACGAACATTATAG
- a CDS encoding L7Ae/L30e/S12e/Gadd45 family ribosomal protein: protein MNSRIQSLIGLARRAGKVASGEAQVEALLKKRMGYCLILAEDAPGAQKKFEHWATDLKLPVVITGTKHELGYSIGLSPRSAVLILDQGFAKAILLARS from the coding sequence GTGAATTCACGAATCCAATCGTTAATTGGGCTCGCACGGCGAGCAGGGAAAGTTGCTTCCGGAGAGGCTCAAGTCGAGGCTTTATTAAAAAAAAGGATGGGTTATTGCCTAATCCTGGCCGAAGATGCTCCGGGGGCTCAGAAAAAATTTGAACATTGGGCAACAGATTTGAAACTTCCGGTGGTTATTACCGGAACTAAGCACGAATTGGGTTATTCTATAGGACTTTCGCCGCGTTCAGCAGTTCTTATATTAGATCAAGGGTTTGCAAAAGCTATTTTACTAGCAAGGAGCTGA
- the rnpM gene encoding RNase P modulator RnpM: MKTRKVPMRMCLGCQQMKPKKELLRIVRTPEGSVELDTTGKRNGRGAYICSDITCFRTAVKEHRFRRAFEVDVDPKVFADLEGKISP; encoded by the coding sequence ATGAAAACACGGAAAGTTCCCATGCGGATGTGTTTAGGGTGTCAACAAATGAAGCCCAAAAAAGAGCTTCTGAGAATCGTAAGGACTCCGGAAGGATCTGTTGAACTCGATACAACAGGAAAAAGGAATGGACGTGGGGCATACATTTGCTCTGATATAACTTGCTTTAGGACTGCGGTTAAAGAGCATCGATTCAGGAGAGCCTTTGAAGTGGATGTTGATCCTAAAGTGTTTGCAGATTTAGAAGGGAAGATTTCTCCGTGA
- the nusA gene encoding transcription termination factor NusA: MNMDFIEALHELEKGRGISAEILFEAIEAALISAYKKNFGSLQNVRVVIDRLTGEFKVFARKTIVEDVEDSRTQVSLEEAQKLNPSYQLEDIVEYEVTPRDFGRIAAQTAKQVVVQRIREAERGMIYDEYVNREGDIVTGVVQRYEQKNVIVDLGKVEAVLPAQEQIPGEVYQSFERIKTYVVEVKKTTKGPQIMLSRTHPGLIKRLFELEVPEIHDGVVEIKGVSREAGARSKIAVYSRDTNVDPVGACVGPKGTRVQTIVTELKGEKIDIVNFSTDPHEFVANALSPAKVVGVYPRTNEKVAVVVVPDYQLSLAIGKEGQNARLAAKLTGWKIDIKSESQASALNLVSEDTGEGYENFEDYGEYEEYLEYDEFADADKYQDYEEQEYVEDGHSELSEYDEETKDQLSDQEMNDVLDWESEEDLDETINHTEKK; the protein is encoded by the coding sequence ATGAATATGGACTTCATCGAGGCTCTTCATGAATTGGAAAAAGGGCGGGGAATTTCTGCTGAGATTTTATTCGAAGCCATAGAGGCAGCACTTATTTCTGCTTATAAAAAGAATTTCGGATCTTTACAAAATGTGAGAGTTGTTATTGACCGCTTAACCGGGGAGTTTAAGGTTTTTGCTCGTAAGACCATAGTTGAAGATGTTGAAGATTCGCGAACTCAAGTCAGTTTGGAAGAGGCCCAGAAACTTAATCCCAGCTATCAGCTCGAAGATATCGTTGAATACGAAGTAACTCCACGGGATTTTGGGCGAATTGCTGCTCAAACAGCGAAACAAGTTGTTGTCCAGCGTATCAGAGAAGCTGAACGAGGGATGATTTATGACGAGTATGTTAATCGAGAAGGTGACATTGTCACTGGGGTTGTGCAGAGATACGAACAAAAGAATGTCATCGTTGACTTGGGTAAAGTTGAGGCAGTCCTGCCTGCTCAGGAACAAATTCCGGGTGAAGTTTATCAATCCTTTGAGCGGATAAAAACATATGTAGTGGAAGTAAAGAAAACTACAAAAGGTCCCCAAATCATGCTGTCGCGGACCCATCCGGGCTTGATCAAACGTTTATTCGAATTGGAAGTGCCGGAGATTCACGATGGAGTTGTTGAAATAAAAGGCGTTTCTCGTGAGGCAGGCGCGCGCTCCAAAATCGCAGTATATTCAAGGGATACTAATGTAGATCCAGTAGGCGCTTGTGTAGGGCCTAAAGGAACGAGAGTTCAGACCATCGTGACAGAATTAAAAGGGGAGAAAATAGATATCGTTAATTTCTCTACTGATCCCCACGAATTTGTTGCTAACGCGCTTTCTCCAGCCAAGGTCGTAGGAGTTTATCCAAGAACCAATGAGAAAGTTGCTGTGGTGGTTGTTCCAGACTACCAGTTATCCCTGGCCATCGGCAAAGAGGGGCAAAATGCACGATTAGCTGCTAAATTAACGGGTTGGAAGATTGATATAAAAAGTGAATCCCAGGCAAGTGCCTTAAATCTTGTATCCGAGGATACAGGAGAAGGCTACGAAAATTTTGAAGACTACGGTGAATATGAAGAGTATCTGGAATATGATGAATTTGCAGATGCAGATAAATATCAGGACTATGAAGAACAGGAATATGTTGAGGATGGTCACTCTGAGCTCAGCGAATATGACGAGGAAACCAAGGATCAGTTGTCTGATCAAGAAATGAATGATGTCTTGGATTGGGAATCTGAAGAAGATTTAGATGAAACTATCAATCATACGGAGAAAAAATGA